Genomic DNA from Selenomonas sp. oral taxon 126:
TCTCGGTGTCAAAGACCAGAATTTTTTCTAGCATGAAAGTCCTTCCTTTTCTAGTCATTTTCTCCTATTTTAACGCAGCTTTCGTTATGAATATTATATCGTATGCAAAATCATCTGTCAAGAAAACGCCCATGTTGGCTCTTTGTCAATAGTTGTGGAGAAAAACAGTGGGGATTTTTAGGAAAATTTTGTTCGGCGGCTTTTCCTCTCCTCATTGTTGATAATATACATGATGCGCCGACGGAAGTTCTCAAAGTTACGAAAACCGTAGCATAGACGTTTTAGAACTTTGATCGTGTTGTTGCCCCCCTCGGTGAAGCCGTTGTTGTAACCCGTTCGGATACCGTTCCAATTTTCCTCTTTCCACTGCTCCGTGGTCTTTAGGACTCTGGCGAACGGGGCAATATTGGAGGCGAGAACGTGTTCCTTAAAGTTCCGCAGCCGCTCCTTAAACATCTTCCGATCGCAGCTGTCAAAGATACGATAGTATTCTTCTTTCAAGGCATGGGCAACAGTCAATCGTTCGGAGAAGCCGAACATCTGCGAAAGTTTGATGCGCTCCCCGGAGCTGAGTTTGTGCTGGCGGCGGAGCAGCACGCAGACAATCAGGTGCGACGCAAAGCATCGGAGCTTGTCGCTGCGAAAAAAGAAGTTCTCTCTTACGAGCGCATCATACAGATTGCCGAGAACATTTATGAGCGCGGCGGTATAAAACGACTGCGCGAACGTGAGCGTAAACTTGCAAAGAACGAAAAGTATCTTGCACGCGACAGAGAAGCCCTTGCAAATGACGAGCGTGCCTTTGTGACAAAACCTATACCGAGCGGTCATGAGCTGTTCGGAACACAAAGAGCTGCGTATGAACGTGAAAAGCAGAAACTCGCTGATCGCCGCAAAGGACTTTCGGAGAGATCGCGGCAACTTGCAGATGAGCGCAAAGAATGTATGCGTCTGCGCGACGAGATCGACGCGTGCCGTGATACCCCCGAAGCAGAGAGAAAGATTCAGCAGATCGCCGTCGGCATCATGCGTAAGAATTGGTCGGCTGTCATGAACGTAAAAAAAATAGTCGCAGAGCTGGAAGCCCTGCAGCAAAACTACGATGCAGACGATGCGCGCGTGAGCGCTGTTGACGCGGAACGCGATAAGAGAGGCGGCAGCGCGCGTTATAAATCCAACGCGAAGGGCGGTCGGAGCGGCGGCTCTCCGATGGATGACGCCCGTGCGATTGCCGGTTATCTGCGCAGCCCCCCCACAACGCAGCTGATCGCAAAGGATCGTGATGACCGCATGGATGAAAACTGGACGCTGATGTCGGCGTTCGAGAAGGACGAGATTGCGGAGGAATCCTCACGGGGACGATAACGTCACCGCGATTTTTCCTCGTGCTGCTCCTCCCTTTCCCGGACAGAATCCTTTGCGATATTCCTCGCCTCACCTTTTTCCATCTCCTTACGGTGCGGCGATTCGGCAAACAGGGTTTTCTCGATCGCATAAGCACCGAACCCAACCTGCGCCATGCGCTTTGCAACATGGCGCTCCATTTCCATTGTGCCCTGCTCTTTTCCATCCTCCGCTGCCTGTTTCATCGCATCGCGATAAAACTCCGTTGCCGATTGAATCTCATGCGATTTTTCGAGGATTCCGGCACGTCGCTGTTCAAGGGCGGCAATCCCTTTGTCGAATACGCCCGCAACGCTGTGAAGCACACCGTCAATCGCCTTGTGTGCCTTGTTCGTCAAATAGCTTTTAATCTTGGTCGGCGCAAGTTTCACGGAGTAGTAGGCGTCTTTCACCACTTCACGGGAGGCTGCAAACATCTCGGAGGCAACGATGCGCGGCTGGCTCTTTGCCTCCTTGCGCATCGCATCGATCGCAGCGAGGAACTCCGTAGAGACGGCAAGGCAGCGGGCAAGCTCCTCCGGGGACTGCGCTTTTAGTTCACGCTCACGCTCCAGCTCCTCAATCCGCCGGCGAAGCCCTTCGATCTGCTCCTGATATTCCTTCTCCCGCTGCAAGATAAGCTCGCAGCGCTCCTGCATATAGGCTGTCCCCTCGCGCATGGATTCCTGCGCCTCGTGAATCGCCTTGCTGCACTCCTCGTCGGATTTGCCCTCGCTCTTCGCATCACCTGCCTTCTCGATCGACCGGATGATATTCTCATGGCGCGGCGCGTAGCCGTCCCATGTCTCCTGATCCGCGCCGCAGGTCTGCTCTGCCTCCTCCACATTCTTCATGCTTGTGTGAAGGTCGTCGGCGATGCTGCGCAGCTCTTTTGCGGCATTGTCCTCAAGAGACTCCTCTGCCACGGTCAGGCTGTCCGAAATCTCCTGATGGTATACGTCGGCATCCGTTTTTTCTGCATCTGCGGGTACTTTGATAGAATCATCCACGTTCTTCTCCTCCTCTTTTTCCTGTTTGAACTTGACAAGATCCTTTTCGTCCTTTATATTATAGGTAAGGAAGCTGTTCGTTTGCTCTTCCATGGGGAATTGGACCCCGGCGGATAAGAGAAACTGAGCAGCTTTTTCTCTGTTTGCATAAAGAAGAAAACCATCTTTAATGTTGTCTTTATACCAGCTATAACGAGGGCGACCATGACGGTCGTCTTTTCCATAGATCGCCGTGATGATATTTGCCTGTTCCCATACTTTTGGCTTGTCTAATGCAAAAGGAACCAGAATCTCAACACCTTGCGAATCCTTCAACGACAATGCTACGACAATGCGATCCGGTTGTGTCTTAGGGAGGCACTGATAAATTCAGCACCACCGTCTTGGCACATCCTTTTCGCCCTCTCATTGCCGACAGGGCAAAATCTGCACCAATCCGACGAACTTCATTTTATCAGCGATTCCTAAAATATCGACCGAAAGAATACTTCGGTGCAGAATTCCAAAAACAAATAGATATCTATTACAAGGAAATCCTCGAAGAATGCGGCTATAACGCTACTACGACGCGCTTTAATCTACCCGATTTTGATATCGAAATTGACGGGCACAAAAAATCCGGTTATCAAGGACAAGGATACTGCTCTTTTATCAATAGCGTTACTGCCCTGGTATTCCGCCGTTATCTCGCATACCATGCAAAGTACGATCCTGGGTTTTTGATCATCGATACCCCACTTCTCGGCTTAGACCAAGGCGTTGAAGATGCGGCTCCTGAAAGTATGCGTGCTGGACTTTTTAAATATTTCATCAACCATCAAAACGAAGGACAGATCATCATACTGGAGAATATAATGCATATACCCACTCAATTACTCCGGTGGAGGCGCAAATGTCATTACCTTTACGAAAGGTCTAGAAATGGGGAGGTATGGATTCTTAAATGGAGTAAGCTAAATCAAAAAGGGAATAATTATCTAAAGCATCAAAATTAGCGACTTATTTTTTTTAATGTAAATTCGATATTTTATTTAAGAAGCCTTATGATATCTGTCAGCAAAGGAGTGTGACACAATGTCGATGAAGGTTGGATATATGAGAGTTACTGCTGTCGCT
This window encodes:
- a CDS encoding transposase, with the translated sequence MFGFSERLTVAHALKEEYYRIFDSCDRKMFKERLRNFKEHVLASNIAPFARVLKTTEQWKEENWNGIRTGYNNGFTEGGNNTIKVLKRLCYGFRNFENFRRRIMYIINNEERKSRRTKFS